Part of the Armigeres subalbatus isolate Guangzhou_Male unplaced genomic scaffold, GZ_Asu_2 Contig207, whole genome shotgun sequence genome, cgagatgcatcagctgttgggagaaccttGGTACTAACCGCAAATATCGGAAGACTACTACGGGCCAGGCAagtagtcagaatgtcggataataatccggtgaaaatggtttccGACAACGATCCCGCACAAGAAAGCGAAGTGAGCAACTAGCAAGGTggacggaccctccgtagactgtgtggttggcgacTTACAGCCATGGACCGTGCTGAACGTAGACGACTGTTATGTACTGCAGAGGCCACTCGTGTCTTAGactgaataaatataaatattacgCCGAACAAGAAACCAACGATGGGAAGGAGCGATGCTATTCTAAAAGTAGGGGCGCTATTATAGGGatagcgatgaggactcccgtggaTGTAGAATAAATAGTCTACATCTGGCATGATATTTAAAAAAGGactatgttatttttatgaacaAAATTGTGTATGTCAATGGAGAGCTTATTTCAATCCACCAGTACAAACTAACAGATCAGAGTTCTCTTTTCCTGCAGGTaatgttggtttggattggtgagtgtattgaaatttttgtttacaaaatatagATAGACCCTTTTAACATGTTACGCCAGACATCTCCCTCAGAATATAATGATTGGACTCGAAATATGTATGGTTGAAtaattagttttaattttatcCTTTTTTGTTTGTATTCAAGAAGCAGCAACAACAAGGCAGTTCACAAAATGTTATTCAAAATTTGTTCTCTGATTCTTACTCCCTCATTTTGATTTCCGTTAACATCACGCAAATCTAAATCTTCTCCTTCATCTGCTAATTCCGGTTCGTCGTAATCCATTTTATGTTGAATGCGGAGATTATGTAGGGCAACACAAACGTTGATAATCTGTGTGGCTTTTTCAGGTGTATAATGAAGTTGTCTTGCTCCTAATAAACACCGGAACGTATTCTTGGCCACTCCAATGGACCGTTCCACGGTGATTCGGGTTTTAGAATGTATGTCATTGAACCTAGTGTGTCGTTCGGTGGTATTGGCACCTGTACGGAAAGGTGTTATGAGAAATGGTTTCAAAGGGTAACCAGCATCACCTGTAATTATTAAATTATAGATTTAATTTCACAAACATTACATTATTTACGTTGTGCGTTACGATTAGATAGTTTTGTATCCATTTCAATATATTCAATAACTAATTTATTACCGAGTAACCAGGAGCTCCTCTCCCCGTTGTTGTACCTTTGTAATAACAGCTGATTTAATGAACTGCCGTTCCATACAAAAGAATCGTGGGAGGATCCTGGATGATTAGCATCGAGATAGCGGATCATTAAGTTATTATCACAAACCTGTAAAATTTGCAAATATTAGCATGAGAGAATGAGGTCTAAAGCATTGATTCAACTTACCAACAAAACATTCAGACTGTGAAATTCTTTCCGATTATAATACAGATGTTTATCGCGAGCCGGTGGGATGATGCTTATGTGGGTTCCATCTATGCATCCAATTACTCCTGGAAATCCAGTTTTCTGGTAGAAGGCCAGTTTAATGGCATTTGTTTCTCGATCTTCGGACGGAAACTGGATAACAGTAGGACACacttcattttcaatgatgTCCAATACAATTTGCAGCACTTTTGACATTGTTGGTTGTGCCAAGCCAATATATCGGTCGTTTCCCACACCTTTCTGGTAATTACCTTCTGCAAAAAATCTCAACGATGCCGCTAACATGACCGTTGGAGAAACAGACGTGGACAATTGAACTGGGTTGATTTTTGCAGTAATGATTTCCAGAAGGTATACAAAAATATCCTTTGAAACTCTGAACAGTCGGATGAATCTGGGGGATGAGTTTCAATGTACACTTCCGATTAAGCTAACaaagtattttcaaaacttaCGATTTTTCTGTTTGATCAAGCGGATTCGAGTTATCCCTGATCCGCCTACGTTCTGCTGCCAGGTTAGCATAATCCTCCTCGTCCTCACTGTCGGTTTCGAACCACAATTCTACACtcattattgaaaaataatttccacAAAGTTGAACTTTTAATCaatattcaaatcaaaacaTCAGCTAAAGAAATGACAGCTCATGTAGCCGATGTCactgcttctttttttttttttttttttcttttatatcATCAACAGACTACAGTTAGCCCTAATGATGTATGTAAAAACTAATTAATACTAAAAAACGCACATAGTCAAGAAAATATAACATAGTAGCATTGTCaagataaaaaattaaaacaaataaaatgcagCCTTATCACATACAATCAacgaaaaaattcagaaaatctaCGACGAAGAACATTCCGCGTCAAGTTGAAGTCGAACATGGAAGAAACTCTATTAAACGTTCTCTGGAGGCCGTAGATTGCAGTTTCTGCACCGTAGTTAGTGCGACGAAAGGGGAGCCTCAGCATCGAATTGTTCCGTAGCGGTCTTGGTTGAACGTTCATGTTCACTTGTTGTAAAATTCTTTcgcaatctattcttccttGAAGTACATCAGCTACACATAGGGCTCTGCCCACATCCCGGCGGATACGCAGTGGCTCTAAGGCAATCAAGCGACAGCGCTCTTCGTAACTAGGAAGATGCAGCGGGTCTCTCCAGTTTAGTCTTCGAAGCGCAAACCGCAAGAAACGCCGTTGAATAGATTCAATACGTTCTACGCCGTTGTTGTAATACGGGCTCCATACTGACGAACAATACTCTAGTGTAGAGCGCACCAAAGAACAGTACAGCGATTTCAGACAATAGACGTTCGTAAAATTTTTCGCCGTTTTCATGACAAAGCCCAGGGTTCTAGACGCTTTGTCGACAACGTATGAAAGGTGGTGTGAAAATGTCAGTTTTGAGTCTAAAACCACACCCAAATCCTTCACGTGATTCACTCGTTCGAGTGTAGTTCCCAGCAAATGGTAATTGAAGATAATCGGCTCTTTTTTGCGTGAAAATGTGATAACGGAACATTTTGTCGGATTAACAACCATCCGGTTCGTAGTGCACCAATCAGCGAAAGCATTGATTTGACCTTGGAGAGTATGACAATCAGTAACCGAGCAGATACGTAGGAATATCTTGAGATCATCGGCAAATGATAATCGTGGACCCTTAACAGCGTGATGGACATCATTGAAGTACATGATAAAAATCAGCGGTCCTAAATGGCTGCCTTGTGGTATACCCGACGTTGCACGAAAGTACGTTGATCGGTTGTCGCCTAATGCGACCGTTAATTGGCGGTCAGTAAGATACGAGCGAAACCATTTCAAAAGATCCCCACCGATACCTAATCGGTCCAGTTTTGCGATCGCGATGTCATGATTCAGCTTATCGAACGCAGCA contains:
- the LOC134203702 gene encoding putative nuclease HARBI1 isoform X2 → MSVELWFETDSEDEEDYANLAAERRRIRDNSNPLDQTEKSFIRLFRVSKDIFVYLLEIITAKINPVQLSTSVSPTVMLAASLRFFAEGNYQKGVGNDRYIGLAQPTMSKVLQIVLDIIENEVCPTVIQFPSEDRETNAIKLAFYQKTGFPGVIGCIDGTHISIIPPARDKHLYYNRKEFHSLNVLLVCDNNLMIRYLDANHPGSSHDSFVWNGSSLNQLLLQRYNNGERSSWLLGDAGYPLKPFLITPFRTGANTTERHTRFNDIHSKTRITVERSIGVAKNTFRCLLGARQLHYTPEKATQIINVCVALHNLRIQHKMDYDEPELADEGEDLDLRDVNGNQNEGVRIREQILNNIL
- the LOC134203702 gene encoding putative nuclease HARBI1 isoform X1; the encoded protein is MSVELWFETDSEDEEDYANLAAERRRIRDNSNPLDQTEKSFIRLFRVSKDIFVYLLEIITAKINPVQLSTSVSPTVMLAASLRFFAEGNYQKGVGNDRYIGLAQPTMSKVLQIVLDIIENEVCPTVIQFPSEDRETNAIKLAFYQKTGFPGVIGCIDGTHISIIPPARDKHLYYNRKEFHSLNVLLVCDNNLMIRYLDANHPGSSHDSFVWNGSSLNQLLLQRYNNGERSSWLLGNKLVIEYIEMDTKLSNRDAGYPLKPFLITPFRTGANTTERHTRFNDIHSKTRITVERSIGVAKNTFRCLLGARQLHYTPEKATQIINVCVALHNLRIQHKMDYDEPELADEGEDLDLRDVNGNQNEGVRIREQILNNIL